GGCAGACATGTGGTCGATACCCGGGTCCAGGCCCATTTCATACATGAACAGCAATCCGGCCTTTTCGATCTCCTTTTCCAGTTTGCGGATCTCCGGGTCAATGTAAGAGGCGGTCAGCAGGTTTCGGGAGAATTTAAGGCAATCCCGCGCAATCACAATGTGAAGGGCAGGGGGTAAAAGAGAAATAACAAGGTCTGCTTCCTGGATGAGGGACTGCCTTACAGGTTCATCGTTAATGTCAATCGCAGCGGGTGTAGCATAATAGGATTTGCCGATCTTTGATTTAATGAGCATCAGATCATTGTCCACAACAGTGATATGCCACTTCTGTCGTGGAGCGTTGGCCAGCAAATAGTCTATCAGACAGGTAGCAGATTTTCCGGCACCAAACAATAGAATACTCTTCATAATGTTTTATAGAAATGGTTAAAAACTACAGGGAGTAAACAATAAAGTCCCGGTAATGTTCAGATAAGCCCTTTAATAAAGCTCAGTATCTGAATTATTCCCTCCCTTCAATTATGCTTTGATTTTCACAGGGTTATAAACAAATAGCCTGCCAACTTGCGTATAACAGTTATATATCTCAAAATAGACATATAGAACATTTGCCGGAGATGACGCGAAAGTAGAACAAATTGTTTGATGGTCAAACAGGGGCTAAAAAGCAGGCCTTCGAAACACCCTTCATTTTTTATTAACATTAAGCCCCCAAACCCTTTAAATACGGGCTGAATGCGTTATATTTGCTCTTCATTTAAAAGGGCTGAAAAACCTGTAAACCAATAACATAATGATAGAGAACACGGACAATCAAGACAATCAAAAGGAGGACGGTAGAATTGTTCAGGTCAACATTGAAGAGCAGATGAAAACTGCGTATATCGACTACTCCATGTCGGTAATCGTAGGTCGTGCACTGCCGGATGTGCGAGACGGTTTTAAACCCGTTCACCGCAGAGTGTTGTTCGGGATGAATGAATTGGGAAATACGCATAACAAACCCTACAAAAAATCTGCCCGTGTCGTTGGGGACGTAATGGGTAAGTACCATCCCCACGGTGATGCTTCCGTATATGATACCATGGTACGGATGGCGCAACCCTGGTCTTTACGCTACATGCTGATAGACGGACAGGGTAACTTCGGTTCCATAGATGGCGACTTCCCGGCAGCAATGCGTTATACGGAGGTCAGGCTGCAAAAGATAGCCGAAGCCATGCTGGAAGACCTGGATAAAGACACGGTAGACTTCACACTCAACTTTGATGATACCCTCGAGGAACCGGTAGTATTACCTACCCGTATCCCCAACCTGCTGGCAAACGGAGCTTCCGGTATCGCCGTAGGTATGGCCACCAACATCATGCCGCACAACCTGTCGGAATTGGTGGATGGCCTCATTGCCATGATCGATGATCGTGAGATCACCATCGAAGAACTGATCAAACATGTAAAAGCACCCGATTTCCCTACAGGTGGTACCATCTATGGATTTGAAGGTGTGAAAGCCGGTTTTGAAACCGGCCGCGGAAGGGTAGTGGTACGTGGTAAGATCATGTCTGAAACCTCCAAACAAGGCAAAGAAAAACTGATTATATACGAACTGCCTTACCAGGTGAACAAAGCTGTACTGCATCAGAAGATCGCACAGCTCGTGAACGATAAAGTGATTGAAGGCATTTCTGATGTAAGGGATGAAAGCGACAGGGAAGGCATGCGCCTGGTAATAGACCTCAAGCGCGAAGCCATTCCAAACGTGATCATCAACCAGCTCTACAAATACTCCGAACTGCAAACCTCTTACGGTATCAATAACGTGGTACTCGTAAAAGGCCGGCCAAAGATCCTGAACCTGAAAGACTTACTGTCAGAGTTCCTGGAATTCCGTCATGAAGTAGTGACCCGCCGTACGCAATACCTCCTGCGCGAAGCAGAAAAGAAAGCACATATCTTACAAGGTTACCTGATTGCACTCGATCACCTCGACGAAGTGATTGCCCTCATCAGGAACTCTACCACACCGGAAATTGCACGTGAAGGATTGATGACCAACTTCGAGTTGTCTGAGATCCAGGCCAAAGCCATCCTGGAATTACGTTTACAACGTTTAACAGGCATGGAGCGTGATAAGATCCGCGAAGAATATGAGGAGATCATGAAAACGATCGCACACCTGAAAGAAGTACTGGCAGATGAAGGATTGAGGATGAAGATCATCAAAGATGAACTGGAAGAAGTGAAGAAGAAATTTGGTGACGAACGTAAAACAGAGATTCAGTACCTCGCCGCTGAAATGCGCATCGAAGATATCATCGCAGAAGAAGATGTGGTGATCACCATTTCACACCTCGGTTATATCAAACGTACTTCCGCTTACGATTTCCGTCAGCAGAAACGCGGCGGCCGTGGCGCCATTGGTGGTAAAACAAGGGATGAAGACTTTATCGAACACCTCTTCGTAGCATCCACTCACCATACCATGCTGTTCTTCACAGAAAAAGGACGCCTGTACTGGATGAAAGTCTACGAGATCCCTGAAGGTGAAAAATCCGGTAAAGGCCGTGCCATCCAGAACCTGATCACCCTTCCGTCTGACGATAAGATCCGCGCGATCATTGATATCAAAGACCTCAGCGATACCGAATTCATCAACAACCACTATATTGTATTGTGCACCCGCAATGGTATCATTAAGAAAACATTGCTGGAAGAATTCAGCCGTCCGCGCCAGAATGGTGTGAACGCTATCACCATCAATGAAGGCGACCAATTGCTGGAAGCCAAGCTCACCAACGGTAACAGCGAGATCATGATGGCCATCAGAAGTGGCCGTGCCATCAGATTCCCTGAAAATACCGTACGGGACACCGGTCGCGGAGCCATCGGCGTAAGAGGAATTGAGGTGGATAATGAGAAAGATGAGGTGGTTGGTATGATTTGTGTAGACAAGGAAGATAAAACCCGTACCGTTCTCGTTGTTTCCGAAAAAGGATATGGTAAAAGGACAGACATTGAGGAATATCGCATCACCAACCGTGGGGGTAAAGGGGTGAAAACCATCAGCGTTACCGACAAAACCGGCCCATTGATCGCAATCCTGGATGTTACGGAACAAAATGACCTGATGATCACCTGTAAATCAGGGATCACCATCAGGATGGCAGTAGGAGATATCCGCGAAGCAGGCCGCGCCACACAAGGGGTACGCCTCATCCGGATGGACGATTCAGATGAAATAGCAGCAGTAGCACGTTTGGATGAAGAGGAAGAAGTAGTAGCCGCTATTGAAGAAGCAATTGAGGGAACTGAAGTAGAAGGAGAAGGAAACGCAACTGAAGCCAACGATACTACCGAAGCGGTAGAACCTGAACCCGAAGCATAACTAAAACCCATAAACAATTAACGCTAATTTCAAAATTTGAGCCACATGAAAAAACTATTTGTATCTCTTCTCTTTTGCAGCGCAGCCATCACCGTTATGGCGCAAAAGGCAAAAGTGAACAGTGCGGATGAGTATTTGAAAAGCGACAAGATCGATCAGGCTAAAGCAGATATCGATGCAGCACTTCAAAACGAAAAAACCAAGGATGACGCGAAAGCCTGGTATGTGAAAGGTAAGATCCACGAAGCACTGGCTACCAAAAACAAAAGTGCAGCAGATGCAATAGTAGCTTATGATGCCTTCAAGAAAGCGCTTGAGATCAATCCGAAACTGCCTGAAGCCCTCCTGGAGCTGAACAACCGCATGTTTAACGTGTATGCCACTATCGGGAACGCCGGTTACGGTAACCTGAATGAGCAGAAATGGGATTCCTCCTACGCTTATTTCAAAAAAGCATTCGAAGTAGCAGATTTCTATAATGGTAAAAATCTCGGTGGTTCCATTCCCCGCGATACAGCCATGGTGTTTTATTCTGGTTACGCAGCACAACAGGCTGGTAAAAAGGATGAAGCATTCGAAGGCCTGAAAGCCGCTGCTGCACTGAAATTCAAAGGTGAACCCGCTTTGTATGTTGTATTAGCGCAACAATACGAAGAACGTGGTGACAACGCCAACTGGATCGCTACCATCGACTCCGCGAAAAGGTATTTCCCTGCAGACAAACGTTTCGCTGATATGGAAATGCTGTACTATTCTAAAACTGGTAAAACCAGCGATCTCATCAACATGATGGAAAAGAAAGTACAGGAAAATCCTTCCGACTTCCCGCTGCAACTGGATTACGCTATCCGTCTGGACAACCTGGCGAATCCCCGCGATGAGAAAGGTTCCGACCTGCCAAAGCCAGCTAACTACGATGACCTGATGACCAAAGCAGAAGGTGCCTACAAAAAAGCGCTGGAGCTGAAAGCTGAAGATGCTACCGCCAACTTCCAGTTAGGTGCATTGTACTTCAATCGCGCGGTTGCGTTCAACAAAGAACTGAACGGCATGGAAAGCAAACAACAAAGCTCTCCTAAAGCAAAAGAACTGCAAGGTAAAGTAGAAGCGCTGATGAACCAATCCCTGCCTTTCTTTGAGAAAGCAGATGCTGGTTTCTCTGCACAAGGCAAACTGGAGCCAAGTGACAAACGTACTTACGAAAGCTGCCTCTATGCACTGCAAAAGATCTACGCTATCAAGAGTATGAATGATAAAGTAGAAGCAGTGAAGAAAAAACTCGAAAGCCTGAACTAAAAATCAGGTGTTTTATAAGAAAGGGCAAGGGGAATTTCTCCTTGCCCTTTTTGTTTCCCGCAACCCTCATTAGGGAATTAAATTCTACAGCTTTCCACACTGCTGTTAGGTGCAAAACGTGATGACATAATATTAACGTTAGAACCTAAGCCATTACATACCAATAACTTGCAAAGCTGTTTTTTGCAGACAAACCCAAAATAAAACTGCCTTGGCATGGTAATTACCCTTATTTAGCTGTAAGACAGTTAATTAACTCTTAACCATATCAAACATTTTATTATGGTCACACATGCAAAAACTTCCGATGCCGCGACACTGACAGACAATCGTACTGCCCGGCAGGGAAAGGAATTTAATGACGATAGAAATCGTAACCTCGAAGGTTATGATGAAAATGAATTTGATGCGGAAGATCGCCGCAAACGCGATGAAGGCGAAATTGCTGAAGAACGTCCACCGGTGAAAACACCCAGCAGAAGAGGTTTTGCAGCGATGGATAAAGAGAAACAGAAAATGATTGCCAGTAAAGGCGGTAAAGCCTCCCATGGTGGCGGCCGTAAGCCCAGCAAGAATCGTTAAAAGGAAACTTAACAGAAAGAATGGCTGGATGATACTGGTTATCATCCAGCCATTCTTCTTTTTATTCAACCCAAAATGCCTTATTTTGTTATCTCATAAAACACCTGATGAAAGCTGTAGCCGTTAACGAATTCAAAACACTCCCCTTAGTGATGGACCTCCCTGAACCCGCTGTGAAAGAAGGTTCCATCAAAATAAAACTCACCGCCGCGGGACTCAATCCTTTCGACTGGAAAACGATCGATGGTATCATGCAGGATCATATGCCACATGTTTTTCCTTTGATCATAGGCGCAGATGGTGCAGGGGTGGTAACAGAAGTGGGAGCAGGTATTACCCGTTTTAAAATCGGAGATAAAGTATACGGCCAGATGTTACATTCCCCTGTAGGCGAAGGCTCTTATGCAGAATATGTGGTAGTTCCCGAAACTGCTGCAATAACCATGGCCCCTGAAACTATTTCGCTCGAAGATGCCGCAGCAGCCCCCACAGCAGGAATGACGGGCTTGCAACTGCTGGAAAAAGCAAAACTGGAAAGCGGCCAGAGCCTATTGTTAATAGGCGCAGCAGGAGGGGTGGGCTCTTTCACCACGCAACTGGCCAATGCCAAAGGCATCCGCGTGATAGCCACTGCTTCCTCCCCGGCACAGGCAGAAAGGTTAACCACCCTGGGCGCTGCCGTTACCATAAATTACAAAGCATCTTCCCTGGAAGAAGAAGTACGCAAACTTTACCCTGATGGCGTAGACGCACTGATAGACCTCGTTGACAATAAGGAAGATTTTCATAAGATGATCACACTCGTAAAACCAGAGGGATATGCGTTAACCACACAATTTGTGGCTGATAAAGAAAGTTTAAAAGCGCAGCATTTGCATGGCGGCAATTTTGAGACAAAGAGTTCACCTGCCGCATTGGATGCATTGCGTAAAGTGATCGATGCAGGAGAAGTAAGTATTCCGGTAGATCGTAAAGTATCCCTGGAACAGGCACCGGCAGCCATTGCAGAAAGCCGTCAGGGGAAAAGTAAAGGCAAAACGATTATCGTTATTAATGCTGAATGATATCCTTAGCGCATCTGTAATCCGGTTCATTTCCCCGTTAACTCCTCTCTTACTTTCTTCGGAAGTTTTGCCACTACCAGATCGTAGGAATCCTTTGTCCATTGCAGGAGCAATTTATCAGGAATAGAACCATCAAATAACACCGTATTCCAGTGTTTCTTGTTCATATGATAACCAGGCAGTACGCCTTCATATCTCTCCCTTAATTCAATCGCCTGATCAGGATCACATTTGAGATTGGCACTCTCAAATTCTTCAATATCCGTCAACGCAAACATTTTCCCCATAACATAGAACACCAGTGTGTTTTCACCAAAAGGGAGGCCCTCTGAAGTACCAGGTAAAGACAGGCAATATTGTTGGAATTTCTCTAGATTCATAACATCAATTTAAATATTTGTTATAAGTAGCCCAACACCCTGGCAAATCCGGGATTAGCTATAACTTTATAAAGATAGATTTTTGGCGCAAGTTTTGTGCCTATGGCAGTTCTGAAAAACCACCGAGCTCACCTTTAATCATATCTAATGAAAACAGAAGCACTATATGCCCAAATAAAGGCATTGATACTATCTGACAGGATCCGGTTCCCGGATATT
This DNA window, taken from Chitinophaga niabensis, encodes the following:
- the gyrA gene encoding DNA gyrase subunit A, with product MIENTDNQDNQKEDGRIVQVNIEEQMKTAYIDYSMSVIVGRALPDVRDGFKPVHRRVLFGMNELGNTHNKPYKKSARVVGDVMGKYHPHGDASVYDTMVRMAQPWSLRYMLIDGQGNFGSIDGDFPAAMRYTEVRLQKIAEAMLEDLDKDTVDFTLNFDDTLEEPVVLPTRIPNLLANGASGIAVGMATNIMPHNLSELVDGLIAMIDDREITIEELIKHVKAPDFPTGGTIYGFEGVKAGFETGRGRVVVRGKIMSETSKQGKEKLIIYELPYQVNKAVLHQKIAQLVNDKVIEGISDVRDESDREGMRLVIDLKREAIPNVIINQLYKYSELQTSYGINNVVLVKGRPKILNLKDLLSEFLEFRHEVVTRRTQYLLREAEKKAHILQGYLIALDHLDEVIALIRNSTTPEIAREGLMTNFELSEIQAKAILELRLQRLTGMERDKIREEYEEIMKTIAHLKEVLADEGLRMKIIKDELEEVKKKFGDERKTEIQYLAAEMRIEDIIAEEDVVITISHLGYIKRTSAYDFRQQKRGGRGAIGGKTRDEDFIEHLFVASTHHTMLFFTEKGRLYWMKVYEIPEGEKSGKGRAIQNLITLPSDDKIRAIIDIKDLSDTEFINNHYIVLCTRNGIIKKTLLEEFSRPRQNGVNAITINEGDQLLEAKLTNGNSEIMMAIRSGRAIRFPENTVRDTGRGAIGVRGIEVDNEKDEVVGMICVDKEDKTRTVLVVSEKGYGKRTDIEEYRITNRGGKGVKTISVTDKTGPLIAILDVTEQNDLMITCKSGITIRMAVGDIREAGRATQGVRLIRMDDSDEIAAVARLDEEEEVVAAIEEAIEGTEVEGEGNATEANDTTEAVEPEPEA
- a CDS encoding MmcQ/YjbR family DNA-binding protein, producing MNLEKFQQYCLSLPGTSEGLPFGENTLVFYVMGKMFALTDIEEFESANLKCDPDQAIELRERYEGVLPGYHMNKKHWNTVLFDGSIPDKLLLQWTKDSYDLVVAKLPKKVREELTGK
- a CDS encoding NADP-dependent oxidoreductase, with product MKAVAVNEFKTLPLVMDLPEPAVKEGSIKIKLTAAGLNPFDWKTIDGIMQDHMPHVFPLIIGADGAGVVTEVGAGITRFKIGDKVYGQMLHSPVGEGSYAEYVVVPETAAITMAPETISLEDAAAAPTAGMTGLQLLEKAKLESGQSLLLIGAAGGVGSFTTQLANAKGIRVIATASSPAQAERLTTLGAAVTINYKASSLEEEVRKLYPDGVDALIDLVDNKEDFHKMITLVKPEGYALTTQFVADKESLKAQHLHGGNFETKSSPAALDALRKVIDAGEVSIPVDRKVSLEQAPAAIAESRQGKSKGKTIIVINAE
- a CDS encoding KGG domain-containing protein, with the protein product MVTHAKTSDAATLTDNRTARQGKEFNDDRNRNLEGYDENEFDAEDRRKRDEGEIAEERPPVKTPSRRGFAAMDKEKQKMIASKGGKASHGGGRKPSKNR